The genomic DNA CGACGAACACGGCGAGCGTCGCCACGCCCGCCGCGAGCGGCGCGAGCACGGCGGCGCCCGACCACGCCGTCTCCCGGCCCGCCTCGACGAGCGCCAGCATGACGAGCACGATCCCCACCGTGAAGCAGACGACGCCACGCCAGTCGATCACGGGCCGGCGCCGGGCGGGCATCGCGCCCCCGAGGGCCGTGGCGACGAGCGCCATCGCGACGGCGCCGAAGGGCAGGTTCATGTAGAAGACCGAGCGCCAGGAGAGGTGGTCGGTCAGGAGGCCGCCGAGCGGCGGCCCGACCATCGAGGCCACACCCCACACGCCCGAGAGATAGCCCTGGAGCCGCGCGCGGCGCTCGAGCCCGAAGATCTCGCCGATGATCGTGTAGCCGAGCGTCATCAGCGACCCCGCGCCGAGCCCCTGGACCATCCGGAACACGATGAGCTGGGCCATATCCTGCGCCGCGCCCGACAGCGCCGAGCCGACGAGAAACGTGGTCAGCCCCGCGAGGTAGACCGGGCGGCGCCCGTAGAGGTCGGAGAACCGGCCCCAGAGCGGCATCGTGACCGTCTGGGTCAGCAGGTAGCCGGAGAAGACCCAGGAGTAGTGCCGCAGGCCGCCCAGGCTCGCGACGATCGTCGGCATCGCGAGCGCGACGACGGTGGACTCGATCGCCGCCAGGAAGATGGTGAGCATGACCGCGACCAGCACGCGCCGCTTGGCCCGCTCGTCCATCAGTGACCGCCGGTGCAGCCGGCGCAGCGGCAGAGCCCGCGCAGGTCCGCCCAGGGGTAGAGGCTCGCGTGGCCGTCGGCCCACGTGACGGCGAGCCCGGCGTCGGTCTTCTTGATCTCCCGCGGCCACGCCGCCGCCGGCGCGAGCGTCTCGAGCGTGGCGCACGCACCGCACCCGCAGTCGCGCCGCAGCCGGTCGAAGGGATAGATCGAGCCGTGACCGTCGGCCCAGTCCACGCCGAGCGCGTAGCGGCCGACCAGGTGCACGTCCTTCGGCACGTTCGGGTCGGGCTGACCGAGGATCCGGAGCGCGACGGCCTTGTTCACGCGCCGCCGCCCTCCCGCGGCCGGAGCCGGCGCATTCCGGCGAGGAGGTAGTGGATCGCGAGGTTCTGATACTCGCCCCACGCGCTCGCGCGCCGCCGGATCCCGCGCTCGGAGAGCGCACGGCCGCGCCCGTAGTGGTGCGCGAACGCCTTCCGTACGGCGAGGTCGCCCGCCGGGCAGACGTCGCCGCGCCCGAGGCAGCGCGCGAGGAACCAGTCGGCGGTCCAGCGGCCGAGGCCGCGCTGACGCGTGAGCCGCTCGATCACCGCCTCGTTCGGCGCGGCGGCGAGCGCGCCGAGGTCGAGCCCGCCCCCGACGACGGCGCGCGCGAGGTCGCGGATGTACTCGGCCTTGCGGCCGGAGAACTTCAGCGCGCGCAGCCCGCGCACGCGCGTCCGCGAGAGCGCCGCGGCGCCGGGGAACGCCCACACGGTCTCGCCGCCCACGCGCACCGGCGTGCCGTAGCGGCGCACGAGCCGCGCGCGGCACGCGAACGCGAACGAGAGGTTCACCTGCTGGGCGGCGATCGAGCCGACGAGCATCTCGAGCGGCGAGGGCGCGAGCGTCGGCCGGAGCCCGTAGAGGGTCTCGACCAGCGGCGCGAGCGCCGCGTCCGCCTTGGCCATGCGGTAGAAGCCGGGCAGGTCGAACCCGAGGCCGAAGAGGCGCCGCACCTCCGCGGCGACGGCGGCGCCGACGGCGGCGTCGCGCACGCGCGGGATCCGCACCTCGAGGCGCGCGTCGTCCACGGCACCGCTCGGGCGCACCGCGTAGGGGACGAGCCGCGCGCCGAGGCGCAGCACACGGAGCAGCGCGCCGCCCGCCAGGCGGTTCGCCGGATCCTCTCCCCACAGGTGATAACGCGCGAGCGTCGCGCCGGCGTCGAGCGGGCCGTCCGGAGCGAGAACGATGGTCATCGGGTGGTCACGCGGCACCCAAGTGTACCAGAGTTGCCGCGCCCGCCGGCGTCGGCTAGGCTAGGCGGCCATGAGTCGCGTCGCCGCGCGCGTCACCGGAGCGTGAGCGTGGAGCTCACCTACCACGGCTGGTCGTGCTTCACGCTCCGGACGGCGGCCGGCCGCACGCTCGTCTTCGATCCGAACTGGACGAACCCGTTCGGCCCGCCCCTCGCGGGCCCGGAGGCGTTCGCCGGCGCCGACCTCTGCCTCGTGACCCACGGCCACTTCGACCATATCCAGGACGTGCCCGGGCTCATGCGGCGCACGCGGATGACGCTCGTCGCGTCGCCGGAGATCTGCCGCTTCCTCCGCGACACGCACGGCATCGCCGCCGACCGCGTGCGCGAGGTCGAGCTCGACCGCTCGCTCGAGTGGCACGGCCTCACCGTCACGACGTTCGAGTGGGACCACCGGATCGTGGACACGAAGAAGATGTTCGCGGCGCGCCCCGAGGCGAAGGAGATGATGTCGGGGCTCTACTTCTCGAACCCGTACGACGCGCGTCGCATGGGGTTCACGGTGACGCTGGAGGACGGGCGGCGGGTGACCAATTACTGCGAGGGGTTCAACGACCAGACCCGCCTCGACCGCGTGCGCGCGGTCGCCGCCCGCGACCGGCCCGACGTCGTGGTGGCGGGCGCCCAGCTCGATTACCCCGCGCGCGTGGCGGAGGCGGCGGCGATCCTCCACCCGCGCCGGCTCGTCCTCTTCCACCCGCACACCGACTACTTCGCGTTCGTCGGGCTCCCGTCGCTCCCGCCGTCCGAGTTCATCCGCGCCGTCCGCGCCGCCGCGCCCGGCGTGGAGGTCGAGGCGGTGGAGCCGGGGCGGCGCCTCCGCCTGTAGCCGGCGCGGCCGCTAGTGGCTCAGGTGATAGGGCACGTCGGTGACGATCACGTTCTTCCGGAAGAGCATCGCCCCTTTGATCAGGAGCGCCGTCTGGTTGTGGAGGCCGAGCTGCCACCACTTGGCCGGGATGAACTCGGGAAGCACGATCGTCACGACGTGGTTCTCGTCCTTCTGGAGGTTGTCGATGTACTCGAGCAGCGGCCCGAGCAGCGACCGGTAGGGTGACGTCAGCACGATCAGCGGCGCCCCCATCCCCCACTTGCCCCACTTCTCCTCGAGCCGGCGCGTCCGCTCCGGGTCGGTCTCGACGAAGACGGCCTTCGCGTTCGGCGAGAGCGACTGCGCGTACTGGATCGCCTTCACGACGCCGCGGTGGATGTCGCCGACCAGCACGAGCACCGTGTTCGTGATCGGCGGCGGGGGCTCGAAGCCCTCGAGCGAGAGCTGCCGCGCAACCTCGTCGTAGTGGCGGTGCACGATCACGAACGCGGCCACGAGCGTCGGGATCAGCAGCACGACGATCCACGCGCCGTGGGTGAACTTCGTCGCCGCGATCGTGAGCACGACGAGCCCGGTCACGACCGCGCCCAGACCGTTGAACCACCAGCGCCACCACCAGCCCTCCTCGCGGAGCCGGAGCCAGCGCCGCACCATGCTCGCCTGCGAGAGCGTGAACGACAGGAACACGCCGACCGCGTAGAGCGGGATCAGCGCGTGCGTGTCGCCGTTGAACGCCACGAGCAGCAGCGTCGCGACGCCCCCGAGGATCACGATGCCGTTGGAGAAGACGAGCCGGTCGCCCTGCGTCGCGAACTGCCGCGGGATGAACCGGTCGCGCGCGAGGAAGAAGCTGAGGCGCGGGAAGTCGGCGAACGAGGTGTTCGCCGCCAGCAAGAGGATGAGCATCGTCCCGGCCTGGATCACGTAGTAGAAGGGCCCGCCGCCGAAGACGTGGCGCGCGAGCTGCGAGACGACCGTCTCGTCGTGGCGCGGGATGATCCCGAAGTCGTAGCTGAGGAAGGTGATGCCGAGGAAGAGCACGATCAGGATGACGCCCAGCCATGTCAGCACGACGCGCGCGTTGTGCGCCTCCGGCGGCTTGAACGCGGGCACGCCGTCGGAGACGGCCTCGACGCCGGTGAGGGCCGTGCAGCCCGAGGCGAACGCCCGGAGGATCAGGAAGAGCCCCACGCCCTCGAGGCCCGGGGGGTGATCCTGGTACGGCCGCTCGGGGATGAAGTCGAAGAGCGCCCCGGCGGCGCCGTAGACGATGAGGGCGCCGAGGCTCCCGACGAACAGGTAGGTCGGCGCGGCAAAGAGCTTGCCCGACTCGCGCAGCCCGCGGAGGTTCGCGACCGAGACGACGACGACCGCGAGCACGCAGAGCGGCACGCGGTAGCGGAAGAGGAACGGCACCGCGGACGTGAGCGCGGCGACGCCCGCGGCGACCGACACCGCCACGGTCAGGACGTAGTCGATCAGCAGCGCCGCGCCCGCGACCAGCCCCGCGGTGGTCCCGAGGTTGTCCTTGCTGACGATGTAGGCGCCGCCGCCCTGCGGGTAGGCCCGGATCGTCTGGCGGTAGGAGCTGACGACGATCGCGATGAGGATCGCGATCGCGATCGCGATCGGCAGCGAGTAGCTCAGCGCGACCGTGCCCGCCAGGATGAGGACGAGCAGGATCTCCTCCGTGGCGTACGCCACCGACGAGAGCGCGTCGGAGGCGAAGACGGCGAGCGCGGTGGCCCTGCCGAGGCGCTCGTGCCGTTGCTGGGCAGTGGGGAGGGGCGAGCCGACGAAGAGGCGCTTCAGCCGGTGCAAACGCACGGGGCCAATGATACTGCGCGCCGCATGGCGGCGGCGCGCCTAAAAAGGCTGGGGCTGCCGGTGCAGGTCGGCGAGGGTTTCGAAGCGTCCATATTCGGGCAGGAACGAGACTTCGACCTTACCCGTGGGGCCGTTGCGTTGCTTGCCGATGTGAATCTCGGCCGTCTTCCTCGGTTCGTCCGACGGATCCCGGGAATAGAAGGATGGGCGATGGAGAAACAGAATGAGGTCGGCGTCCTGCTCCAGCGCTCCCGATTCGCGCAAATCGGACAAGCGGGGCGTGTTGTCTCCCCGAGCCTCGATCGCGCGCGAGAGCTGTGACAGCGCCACGAGCGGAACGTTGAGCTCCTTGGCGAGCGCCTTCAGGGATCTCG from Candidatus Methylomirabilota bacterium includes the following:
- a CDS encoding MFS transporter translates to MDERAKRRVLVAVMLTIFLAAIESTVVALAMPTIVASLGGLRHYSWVFSGYLLTQTVTMPLWGRFSDLYGRRPVYLAGLTTFLVGSALSGAAQDMAQLIVFRMVQGLGAGSLMTLGYTIIGEIFGLERRARLQGYLSGVWGVASMVGPPLGGLLTDHLSWRSVFYMNLPFGAVAMALVATALGGAMPARRRPVIDWRGVVCFTVGIVLVMLALVEAGRETAWSGAAVLAPLAAGVATLAVFV
- a CDS encoding gamma-butyrobetaine hydroxylase-like domain-containing protein, whose amino-acid sequence is MNKAVALRILGQPDPNVPKDVHLVGRYALGVDWADGHGSIYPFDRLRRDCGCGACATLETLAPAAAWPREIKKTDAGLAVTWADGHASLYPWADLRGLCRCAGCTGGH
- a CDS encoding MBL fold metallo-hydrolase, with the protein product MSVELTYHGWSCFTLRTAAGRTLVFDPNWTNPFGPPLAGPEAFAGADLCLVTHGHFDHIQDVPGLMRRTRMTLVASPEICRFLRDTHGIAADRVREVELDRSLEWHGLTVTTFEWDHRIVDTKKMFAARPEAKEMMSGLYFSNPYDARRMGFTVTLEDGRRVTNYCEGFNDQTRLDRVRAVAARDRPDVVVAGAQLDYPARVAEAAAILHPRRLVLFHPHTDYFAFVGLPSLPPSEFIRAVRAAAPGVEVEAVEPGRRLRL
- a CDS encoding APC family permease; amino-acid sequence: MRLHRLKRLFVGSPLPTAQQRHERLGRATALAVFASDALSSVAYATEEILLVLILAGTVALSYSLPIAIAIAILIAIVVSSYRQTIRAYPQGGGAYIVSKDNLGTTAGLVAGAALLIDYVLTVAVSVAAGVAALTSAVPFLFRYRVPLCVLAVVVVSVANLRGLRESGKLFAAPTYLFVGSLGALIVYGAAGALFDFIPERPYQDHPPGLEGVGLFLILRAFASGCTALTGVEAVSDGVPAFKPPEAHNARVVLTWLGVILIVLFLGITFLSYDFGIIPRHDETVVSQLARHVFGGGPFYYVIQAGTMLILLLAANTSFADFPRLSFFLARDRFIPRQFATQGDRLVFSNGIVILGGVATLLLVAFNGDTHALIPLYAVGVFLSFTLSQASMVRRWLRLREEGWWWRWWFNGLGAVVTGLVVLTIAATKFTHGAWIVVLLIPTLVAAFVIVHRHYDEVARQLSLEGFEPPPPITNTVLVLVGDIHRGVVKAIQYAQSLSPNAKAVFVETDPERTRRLEEKWGKWGMGAPLIVLTSPYRSLLGPLLEYIDNLQKDENHVVTIVLPEFIPAKWWQLGLHNQTALLIKGAMLFRKNVIVTDVPYHLSH